GAAAGGAGTCATGCGCAAGCCCTGGGGCTGGACAATCGCCCAAGGCCGTTCACGAACGCGCACTTTCGGCTCTAGTGACAGATGCCAATCACGCAAAATTGTGGCGGCGGTGACCAGCATTTCCGTCATGGCGAATGCGTCACCTATGCACTTGTGTTTGCCAATACCGAAGGGGATAAAAGTATGCCGCGGCACCGGCGCCGAGTGCTCTGCGGCCCAGCGGTCCGGTTTGAATGCAAGGGGATCGTCATACACCGTTGGATCCCGGTGAATCGCGGTAGGGCTAAAAGCTACCTCCACCCCGGCCGGAATCTGGAACTGCCCCAAGCGAACCTCCTCGACGGTTCGGCGGGTCAGGATCGAGTTCGGCGTATGCAGACGCAAAGCCTCGTGGACGACCCGTTTCAGCAGCTCGAGATCGCGAAGGTTGTCGTAAGTGATGGGCTCGGCGCCCAACTTGTCGTCGAGTTCGCGGACAACCTCGCGCTCGATCTCCGGGTGCCGGTCCAGTTCATAGAACAGCCAAGACAGTGTGGTGGAGGATGTCTCGGTGGCCGCGAGCAGCAGGGTGAGCACCTCGTCTCGCACCTGGCAGTCGCTCATCGGTTGGCCGGTGTCCTCGTCGCGGGCCTCCAGCAGCATGGCCAGCGCGCTCTGGCCACCCTGGCCAGAGCAGCGATACGCCGCTACGAGCTCCGCGACAAGCTCGCGTACATCGGCGATCGCGCGCTGAAACCGGCGGTTGACCGGAATGGGTAACTGGGCCAGCCACTCGAATGGGTAGAACGTCTGCCAGATAACGCCCTGGTTGATAGCGATCAGCGCCTGCTCGACCCGGGATACCGCCGATTGGCCGACATCGGTTTGGAAGAGCCCTCGGCACACCACCGCCAGTGCCATCGTGTGAATTTCGTGGGCCACTTCGATCGACCCACCCGGGCGCCATGCCCGCGACAACGTCTGCGCGGACTCGGCCATCACCGCCGTATATCGGGCGATCTGCTGGCGGTGGAAGGCCGGTTGGAGCAACCGTCGTTGACGGCGGTGAAGTTCTCCGTCCGAAACGAGCAACCCTTGCCCGAGAGCCTTGCCGGCGCGTTCGAAAAGCGCTCCGCGAGTGAAGGATTCGGACTGCGAGGTCATCATGTCTCGCACCAGATCGTGCGAGGTGACCAGATAGGCGACACGTGGGCCCAGGTGAATGGCGACGACGTCGCCTACTGACCGAAGCCGCGCCATGTATCCCAGGGGGTCGCGGGCCAGAGCCCCCAGATGCCCCAGGACCGGCAGCCGACCGGGGGCGACGGGTGGTGTCCGCACCCCGGGTGGGATGGCGACCGTCATTTCGGTCCGCCGTCAGAGCGACGAGGACGCACAAGCGTGTAAGCATCAACCATCTTCGACAGGCAGTAGGCTTGCGAAAGTTCTTCTAACGCTTCAGCAGCCGACGGACTCATGGGCGCCGACGCTAACACTTCGATGCCTTAGTTTTAAGGCCATTGATGCTGCACCGCGCACAATTGAGTCATTTGACTGAACCGCCCTGACAGCAGACAGCACGGTGCTGGCATCGCCCTACCGTCCGTGAGTTTGCCGCGCAATTGGTTGGCATCGCCGAGCCTCTGTCATTCATGGCACCTACCAGTGCCAGGAATGACAAGCATCTGTGCCGTTCGCGGGAAGTGTCTGCGCAGGAGACGGCACACTTGCTAGTCTGCGCCATCAATGATGGGACCCGCCGAACCTCGGTAGGAGACCCAGCAGATTTGTCGACCAGGGACTGCATCGAATCCGCTTCGCCTCGAGATTGCCTGCCTAAGCCCGGGAGGAGCACTATGCTACTTGCGTACGATCTGCAACAAGCACTCGCACCACACCGGGGCGGCGCCCGGTCGATCGGATAATT
The nucleotide sequence above comes from Mycobacterium vicinigordonae. Encoded proteins:
- a CDS encoding cytochrome P450, whose amino-acid sequence is MTVAIPPGVRTPPVAPGRLPVLGHLGALARDPLGYMARLRSVGDVVAIHLGPRVAYLVTSHDLVRDMMTSQSESFTRGALFERAGKALGQGLLVSDGELHRRQRRLLQPAFHRQQIARYTAVMAESAQTLSRAWRPGGSIEVAHEIHTMALAVVCRGLFQTDVGQSAVSRVEQALIAINQGVIWQTFYPFEWLAQLPIPVNRRFQRAIADVRELVAELVAAYRCSGQGGQSALAMLLEARDEDTGQPMSDCQVRDEVLTLLLAATETSSTTLSWLFYELDRHPEIEREVVRELDDKLGAEPITYDNLRDLELLKRVVHEALRLHTPNSILTRRTVEEVRLGQFQIPAGVEVAFSPTAIHRDPTVYDDPLAFKPDRWAAEHSAPVPRHTFIPFGIGKHKCIGDAFAMTEMLVTAATILRDWHLSLEPKVRVRERPWAIVQPQGLRMTPFRRQEVLPHEQRGANKNPALSSLRSSRIVAGLRLRRCDDEQR